In Paludibaculum fermentans, the genomic stretch GCGCCGAGGCACAGGTGTTGTCAAACCGCACATGGCGCTCGGCCAGGAGCTCCTGGAACCGGTCACCCACCAGGCTCTCCAGCAGGCAGTACTTGTCGCCATAGTGGTCGTAGAAAGTGGCCCGGTTCAGTTCCGCCTCTTCCGCGATGTCCTGTACCGTGATCTGCTCAAACTCCTTCTTTTGCAGCAACTTGTCCAGCGCCGTCTGCAGCATCTTGCGGCTGCGGCGGCTCCGGCGGTCCAGGCTCGATTCGGTTTCGTGCGTCATGGCAGTTGTCCCCAGGATAACAGACGCTTGAACACTTGTTGTTTAAACAACACATGTTGGTTTTTCCTGAATCGACAAATGTTGTTTAACCATCACATGTCGTGAAAGGGTTACCATGAAAATCACCTTCGTTGCCGCTCGCACCCTTCTGGGGCTCATCTTCACCGTCTTCGGGCTCAATGGATTCTTACAGTTCCTGCCCCTGCAGGCCCCGCCCGAGGCGTTGGCGCTGCAGTTCGTTACAGCGCTTGCCGCGTCGCATTACATGGTGGTGGTCTTTGCCCTCGAGTTGGGCACTGGTGTCCTGCTGCTGGCGAACCGGTTCGTGCCCCTGGCCCTCACGCTGCTGGCTCCAGTGATCGTCAATATCGTTTTGTTTCATCTACTTATGGCCCCGGCTGGCCTGCCGGTCGCCATCGTGGTGACGATCCTCTGGATGCTGACCGCCTATAGCGTCCGGCCCGCCTTCCAGGCCCTGTTCCACACCAGCGTCCACGCCTGACCGCCTGCGGGCATGGCTTCTCCTTGACAGCTTAGGAGAGTCCGGCTACCATTAAGTAGCTTAGGAGAGAAGCCATGCCATCGCCCGCCTCCATCCTGCCAGGAACACTGGACTTACTCGTTCTCAAAGCGATCTCGCTGGGCCCGCAGCATGGCTACGGGATCCTGCTGAGAATCGAGCAGACCTCCGGAGGAAACCTCCTGATCGAGCAGGGCGCTCTCTACCCTGCCCTCTATCGCCTGGAAACCAAGGGGCTGATCCACTCCGAGTGGGGCCAGTCTGAAAACAACCGGCGCGCCAAGTTCTACACGCTGACTCCTGAAGGGGAAAAGCAATTGAGTGAAGAACTTACGGCCTGGGACCGGCTGGTGGAAGGCATGAGCCTGGCCCTAGCCGCCAAAGTGAGCGGCCAGTGATCCCCACCAACTGGCTCATGCGGCTCTTCCGCCGTCGATCCATCGAGGCGGAAATGCACGAGGAGCTCGAGTTTCACCGCGATGCCCGCATTGCCCACCTCGTCGCCCAGGGCGCAACCCGGGCGGAAGCCGAACGCCGCGCCCGCCTCGAGTTCGGGGCCGCCGGTCACTACCAGGAAGAATGCCGGGCCGCCCTCGGCTACCGGCTGCTGGACGAATTGCGGTCGGATGTGCGGTATACCGTCCGCGGCTTGCGCAAAAGTCCCGGCTTCTTTGCCGCGTCCATCACCATCCTGGCGCTCGCCATCGGCGCGAACAGCGTCCTGTTCACCCTGTTCAATAGTTTTGTCGTGAAACCGCTCGCAGTGCCCGGCGCGGAGCGTCATTTCGACCTGAACGGCCGCAACTCGGAAGCACGCCGGATCTCAAGTTGGACCGTGCCGGAGATGCGCCTGCTCGCCAGCGGCGCCTCCGCCCAGGTCGAATCGCTGTACTCATACAGTACCTTTCAGGTCCTGATGGTGAAGCCGGTCCAGCGCCAGGTGCTGGTTTCCACGGTTTCAGCGGACTACTTTCAAGTCCTGGGCGCCAACGCCCGGCTGGGCCGGACCTTTGGAATCAAGGAAGATCGGCTGCCGCTGGTGGTGCTCAGCGACTCGGGCTGGCGCAAGCTCTTCGGCGGCGATCCCAACGTCATTGGTCAGTCCGTGCGCGTCCTCTCCACGGCATTTACGATTGCGGGTGTGATGGCGCCGGAGTTCACCGGCACCGAACCGGCCGTGCCGGAATTCTGGACGCCCACTGGAAGTTTCCCGCTGCTACGTCTCCGCGAACCCGGCTCCCCCGTGTCGCGCTTCGATGTCTCCGGCTTCCTGCGGCCGGGTGTCTCCCTGTCGCAGGCCCAATCCGCACTTTTGAGTGTTGCTTCTCATCTGGACCGCCCGGAAGAGGAGCGCGTCACCGCGCTCGAGCTCCAGCCGCGCCCGTCGCTTTTCCCGCGAAATGAGGACGTTTCCACCGCATCCGGGCTCGTTTTCGCGGCGTTTCTGATCGTGCTGCTCATCGCCTGCGCGAACCTCGCCAACCTGCATCTGGCCCGAGCCGCTTCACGGACCCACGAGATCGCCATGCGCCTATCGCTGGGCGCCTCCCGCTGGCGCATCATCCGGCAGTTGCTCACCGAGAGCGCCTGCATCGGCATTCTGGGGGCGCTGGCCGCCATCGCCCTGGCCGCCTTTGGAATACGACAAGTTCAGGACTATCTCTTCTCCAGCATGATGGGCATTGGGATCGCCCTGCTGCCAGTGACGCTGGATTGGCGTGTGTTTTCGTACACAGCCGCCCTGGGGCTCATCGCGGGTATCGCTTTTGGACTGCTGCCTGCGATCGAAGCCACGGCGCCCAGCCTGACGGCCTCAACGAAGCGCGAAGGCCGGATGCGCCCCCGGCGTCTGCGCGGACTTCTGATCGGCGGGCAGATCGCGGCCTCGCTGGTACTGCTGATCCTGGCAGGGGTGCTGGTCAGAAACATCCGTCAATTGGACTCCGTCGCTACTGGTTACAACCTCGACAACGTTCTCGACCTCAAGGTCGACCAACTGTCGCCTGGGCTGATCGACCGGCTCAGCCGTCTCGATTCCATCGCCAGCCTCTCGGCCGTCAGCCGGGTTCCGCTGTATGGCCGCCTGGACCTGCATGGAGCCATGGTCGACGGCAAATCGACATCTGTCGCCTTCAACCAGGTGGACCAACGCTACTTCGAAACGCTGGCGGTGCCGGTGATGGAGGGGCGCGGGTTCACGCGGAACGAAGCCGAAACCCGCGCCAGGGTGACGGTCATCAGTTCTGCCACGGCCCGGAAGCTGTGGCCCGGCGTGACGTCCGCCGTCGGCAAGAGCGTGGAACTGACGGCAGACCCGGGCGACGAGGGGGGGACGGCCGGACGCTACGAGGTGATCGGCGTCGTGCCCAATCTGGTCAGCGGCTGGCTGTTCGAAGGGGCCGATCCCACGGCGGTCTACCTGCCGGCGAGCGCCGGAGCGCGCGGTGTCTCCTCGATCATGGTCCGCGTGAACGGCAACCCGGTGGCCGCCGCGGCGGCTTTGCGTACGGCCTGCGCCGAGAGTACGCAGACGCCCGTGGGCTGTGAGCCGGCCAGCCTGCGCCAGGTGGCGTCGCTGCAGCGGTTTCCGTTCCAAGCGGCGGCCGCCGTGGCCGGCGTGCTGGGGCTGCTGGCCCTGCTGCTGACGGGCGTCGGGTTATACGGAGTGGTGAATTATGCGGTGATGCAGCGCCGCAAGGAGTTCGGCATCCATGTAGCGCTGGGCGCCTCGCCGCGGCAGGTGATGACCCGCACCGTCGCCGAGGCGGGCCGCTATGTCAGCGGCGGACTGCTGGCAGGGCTGCCCATCTGTCTCGTCCTCTCGAAGCTGGCTGCCTCGTCGGTGTTCGCGGTCAAGACTTTCGATCCGTGGGCGTATACGTCCGTGCCCGTGCTACTGATGCTGATCTCGCTGCTGGCCTGCCTGGGACCGGCCCGGCGCGCTGCGCGCCTGGATCCGATGCGTTCGCTGCGCGAGGACTAGAACTCAGATCCGGAAGTTCATGCGGGTGGTGGTGCCGCCATCGGAGACGATCACCTGTCCGGTGACGAAGCTCGACTCATCGGAGGCGAGAAAGGCGGCCAGGGCGCTGATGTCCGAGGGGAAGCCGACGCGGCCGATGGGCAGTGACTGGCCGACCACCTGGCGATCGTAGCCGGGGATGACGTGGATGCTGCGCTCGACTTCGATGAAGCCCGGAGCGATGGCGTTGACGGTGATGCCGTGCGGCGCGAGGTCCATCGCCAGAGCACGGGTCATTGCCTCCAATCCGCCTTTGGAGGAGACGTAGGCGCTGCGCCCGGCAAGCGTGACGCGGGCATGGATGGAACTGATGCTGATGATGCGGCCTGCTCCGCCCTGCTCCACCATCTGGCGGGCCGCGGCCTGGGCGCAGAAGAACGCGCCCTTCAGGTTCACGTTCATGACCTGGTCGAAGCGCTCTTCCGTGATGTCGAACAGGCCCATCAGCCCAGGGTCGAGTCCGGCGTTGTTGATGAGGACGTCGAGCCGGCCAAAGTGGGCGGCGGTGCGCTGGACGAGGCCGAGGCACTCGGGGACGCGGGCGAGGTCGGCTTGGAAGGCTTCCGCCTGACCGCCGGCGGCGCGG encodes the following:
- a CDS encoding PadR family transcriptional regulator; this encodes MPSPASILPGTLDLLVLKAISLGPQHGYGILLRIEQTSGGNLLIEQGALYPALYRLETKGLIHSEWGQSENNRRAKFYTLTPEGEKQLSEELTAWDRLVEGMSLALAAKVSGQ
- a CDS encoding ADOP family duplicated permease, whose amino-acid sequence is MIPTNWLMRLFRRRSIEAEMHEELEFHRDARIAHLVAQGATRAEAERRARLEFGAAGHYQEECRAALGYRLLDELRSDVRYTVRGLRKSPGFFAASITILALAIGANSVLFTLFNSFVVKPLAVPGAERHFDLNGRNSEARRISSWTVPEMRLLASGASAQVESLYSYSTFQVLMVKPVQRQVLVSTVSADYFQVLGANARLGRTFGIKEDRLPLVVLSDSGWRKLFGGDPNVIGQSVRVLSTAFTIAGVMAPEFTGTEPAVPEFWTPTGSFPLLRLREPGSPVSRFDVSGFLRPGVSLSQAQSALLSVASHLDRPEEERVTALELQPRPSLFPRNEDVSTASGLVFAAFLIVLLIACANLANLHLARAASRTHEIAMRLSLGASRWRIIRQLLTESACIGILGALAAIALAAFGIRQVQDYLFSSMMGIGIALLPVTLDWRVFSYTAALGLIAGIAFGLLPAIEATAPSLTASTKREGRMRPRRLRGLLIGGQIAASLVLLILAGVLVRNIRQLDSVATGYNLDNVLDLKVDQLSPGLIDRLSRLDSIASLSAVSRVPLYGRLDLHGAMVDGKSTSVAFNQVDQRYFETLAVPVMEGRGFTRNEAETRARVTVISSATARKLWPGVTSAVGKSVELTADPGDEGGTAGRYEVIGVVPNLVSGWLFEGADPTAVYLPASAGARGVSSIMVRVNGNPVAAAAALRTACAESTQTPVGCEPASLRQVASLQRFPFQAAAAVAGVLGLLALLLTGVGLYGVVNYAVMQRRKEFGIHVALGASPRQVMTRTVAEAGRYVSGGLLAGLPICLVLSKLAASSVFAVKTFDPWAYTSVPVLLMLISLLACLGPARRAARLDPMRSLRED
- a CDS encoding SDR family NAD(P)-dependent oxidoreductase; translated protein: MSLRDKVILITGAGRGIGEGLARDLGAQAARIGVHYLNEDAAAQATCEAIRAAGGQAEAFQADLARVPECLGLVQRTAAHFGRLDVLINNAGLDPGLMGLFDITEERFDQVMNVNLKGAFFCAQAAARQMVEQGGAGRIISISSIHARVTLAGRSAYVSSKGGLEAMTRALAMDLAPHGITVNAIAPGFIEVERSIHVIPGYDRQVVGQSLPIGRVGFPSDISALAAFLASDESSFVTGQVIVSDGGTTTRMNFRI